A window of the Bacteroidota bacterium genome harbors these coding sequences:
- a CDS encoding T9SS type A sorting domain-containing protein encodes MTKTATGCYKISNPIAVLVTCKEGEELTSNNISIYPNPTSGHLNINTDIMITAIKIFNNSGAVVQQITNWQGESIDVSQLASGIYYLQQHPRATTIRKIWHCEGIKKLFSLL; translated from the coding sequence GTGACAAAAACAGCAACTGGTTGTTATAAAATATCCAACCCAATTGCAGTATTAGTAACCTGTAAAGAAGGAGAGGAGCTGACATCGAATAATATTAGTATTTACCCAAATCCAACTTCAGGTCACTTAAATATTAATACAGATATTATGATTACAGCAATCAAAATATTTAATAATTCAGGAGCGGTTGTTCAACAAATAACTAATTGGCAGGGAGAAAGTATTGATGTATCTCAATTAGCTTCAGGAATATATTATTTACAACAACACCCTCGGGCCACAACAATTCGAAAAATATGGCATTGTGAAGGAATAAAAAAGTTGTTTTCGTTGTTATAG